The genomic stretch TTCTTTTTAATCTCTAAATCTTCCCTCATACATTATACTAAATTCTCCATATACTTTTCCCCAATTTCTTAGTGGTTGATTCCATTTCTTTGTTGCTTCCATTGTTGATAAATACAATACCTTTGATAGAGCTTTATCGCTTGGATACACTGTTCTTTGCCTATTTAATTTCTTGTAAGTACTATTTAAGCTTTCTATTGCATTTGTTGTATAGATTACTTTTCTTACCTCTAATGAAAATTTAAATATTGGCGTTAAAACATCCCAATTTTGATACCAACTTGTCATTGTA from Fusobacterium simiae encodes the following:
- a CDS encoding transposase; the protein is TMTSWYQNWDVLTPIFKFSLEVRKVIYTTNAIESLNSTYKKLNRQRTVYPSDKALSKVLYLSTMEATKKWNQPLRNWGKVYGEFSIMYEGRFRD